From Penicillium psychrofluorescens genome assembly, chromosome: 1, one genomic window encodes:
- a CDS encoding uncharacterized protein (ID:PFLUO_001339-T1.cds;~source:funannotate): protein MPLTGHCLCNAVTYSVDVDEPLITAYDHCDDCQRQSGSTYSLVAVVPKAKLTVKGPVKTWTGKGSSGNAVHRSFCSECGSPIAHDPDAAPEIIALKAGTLDTEIKKNLKPDTEIWTVSKLPFCQEHLAKPFKHMPE, encoded by the exons atGCCTCTCACCGGTCACTGTCTTTGCAACGCGGTCACATACTCCGTCGATGTCGACGAGCCGCTCATCACCGCCTATGACCATTGCGATGACTGCCAGCGCCAGAGTGGCTCCACCTACT CCCTGGTCGCCGTCGTGCCCAAGGCCAAGCTAACTGTCAAGGGCCCCGTCAAGACATGGaccggcaagggcagctCCGGCAACGCCGTCCACCGCTCCTTCTGCTCTGAGTGCGGCTCGCCCATTGCTCATGATCCCGATGCGGCGCCGGAGATTATTGCTCTGAAGGCTGGCACCCTCGACACGGAAATCAAGAAGAACCTCAAGCCG GATACCGAAATCTGGACTGTCAGCAAGCTTCCTTTCTGCCAGGAACACCTTGCCAAGCCCTTCAAGCACATGCCCGAGTAA
- a CDS encoding uncharacterized protein (ID:PFLUO_001340-T1.cds;~source:funannotate), translated as MSFEIPSISELKRAAECGQRITREDVSVISQAETELTGSGPVRGGPAATAQSLSMRQMNFDTKFDEVSRKPQSHITQEDAREIQATEGRAFNRPPGMGSVSAQVRSIANRNEALGLPPVSADVPVYVTKEDARIAQRNESLLYGGQNPSAGMAAQMQSAADKMEHARRGLE; from the exons ATGAGTTTTGAAATCCCTAGCATCAGCGAGCTAAAGCGTGCTGCGGAGTGCGGGCAACGCATCACACGCGAAGACGTGTCGGTGATTTCGCAAGCTGAAACCGAGCTGACGGGCAGCGGACCAGTTCGAGGCGGACCAGCCG CCACGGCGCAGAGCCTGTCGATGCGCCAGATGAACTTTGATACCAAGTTCGACGAGGTCTCGCGGAAGCCGCAGAGCCACATCACGCAGGAGGATGCACGGGAGATCCAAGCCACCGAG GGCCGTGCCTTCAACAGACCACCCGGGATGGGCTCCGTCTCGGCGCAGGTGCGGTCTATCGCCAATCGCAACGAAGCCTTGGGTCTGCCCCCGGTCTCGGCAGATGTGCCGGTATATGTGACCAAGGAGGATGCGCGGATTGCGCAGCGGAACGAGTCCCTACTGTACGGCGGACAGAACCCGAGTGCCGGAATGGCGGCCCAGATGCAG AGTGCGGCGGATAAGATGGAGCATGCCCGGCGGGGCCTTGAATAA
- a CDS encoding uncharacterized protein (ID:PFLUO_001341-T1.cds;~source:funannotate), which yields MPEPSTTLPKKGKKACTECRQQKAKCDVYVNNPCSRCRKMKAECVISDPFKREHKRKRLSELQKESEELRRKLSAESPDPSPIALLTAAAEMGVREGPSAGGGDLHIPVSQVAAATAYPFTTSGPAPGWTENTADITKPRSVNGIWVTGEEIDDLFRLFFSHYAQFIPILDPQTLPNTYYAQSPFLFWAVIGVSCRNYSRNPTLLMALAQSITEMAFLSGVSPSPPWHTIQGLLLLLTWPLPKGHRPDVTFTMSGLLLHIAMQNGLHIPMSSHEFSRVKISAPSESDMIRRAELWAHCVVVYQRVCVIKGQSPRILVNLAQDPAQRQLLFDKVASSLVLKLRCQELMARCSQAVQENGVRTMSVDQERALDILLRTYESQVDELELQAVTDDERYHAVLCRMVVQIFHFYKTQTILSSGCFPRLVATACHMIDLIHIITSRLNSASMAPVQFGFGLLLASVALLRILKSSTSQTLDTGRARESFFTAINLAKQMSVESTDMAAKTVTVLNALWNSSKAFRKADGSEYTGLRIRSRLAISAVVDAIWWYRDEFDPSRSFVLAQAELGDGILPPRARSGAGTNNPESTGVDSNRDASSSALLSAAAASADRQESFLLDENFLDDFEWALGDDALFSIDPVSTWPSTSTLL from the exons ATGCCCGAGCCATCCACAAC ACTGcccaagaagggcaagaaggcatGCACCGAGTGTCGCCAGCAAAAG GCCAAATGCGATGTCTATGTGAATAATCCGTGCTCCCGTTGCCGGAAGATGAAGGCAGAATGTGTCATTTCCGACCCCTTCAAGCGAGAACACAAGCGCAA ACGTCTCTCGGAGCTGCAAAAGGAATCCGAGGAGCTGCGCCGGAAATTGTCGGCCGAGTCACCCGATCCCTCGCCAATTGCCCTGctgacggcggcggcggagatgggtGTACGCGAAGGGCCGtctgccggtggtggtgatctgCACATTCCGGTGTCCCAGGTTGCCGCCGCTACTGCGTACCCGTTTACCACCTCCGGTCCGGCACCGGGTTGGACCGAAAATACGGCCGACATCACGAAGCCCCGATCAGTGAACGGCATTTGGGTGACCggagaggagattgatgattTGTTCCGGCT ATTCTTTTCTCATTATGCACAGTTCATTCCCATACTCGACCCACAGACACTCCCGAATACATACTACGCCCAGTCACCGTTCCTCTTCTGGGCTGTAATCGGCGTGTCATGCCGAAACTACTCTCGCAATCCAACTCTGctgatggcgctggcgcaAAGCATCACGGAGATGGCCTTTCTCTCTGGCGTAtctccatcgccaccatggcACACGATCCAGGGACTACTGCTACTGCTAACATGGCCTCTTCCCAAGGGTCACCGTCCCGACGTGACGTTTACCATGAGCGGGCTGTTGCTCCACATCGCCATGCAAAATGGACTGCATATCCCCATGTCGAGCCATGAATTTTCCCGCGTGAAAATATCCGCGCCCTCGGAATCTGACATGATCCGGCGTGCGGAGCTGTGGGCCCATTGCGTTGTTGTGTACCAACG CGTATGCGTGATCAAAGGACAATCGCCACGAATTTTGGTCAACCTCGCACAGGACCCTGCACAGCGGCAGCTTCTATTTGACAAGGTTGCTTCATCACTGGTGTTGAAGCTTCGGTGCCAGGAGCTCATGGCACGATGCAGCCAGGCCGTTCAGGAGAATGGAGTGCGCACCATGTCTGTGGACCAGGAACGCGCTCTGGATATTCTGCTGCGTACTTATGAAAGCCAGGTCGATGAACTAGAACTACAGGCCGTGACTG ACGACGAGCGGTATCATGCTGTCCTGTGCCGGATGGTAGTCCAGATATTTCATTTCTACAAAACCCAGACGATCCTATCCAGTGGTTGTTTCCCCCGGCTCGTGGCCACAGCATGCCACATGATCGATTTGATCCATATTATCACCAGCCGCCTGAACTCGGCTTCGATGGCGCCCGTTCAATTCGGATTCGGGCTCCTCCTCGCGTCTGTCGCGTTACTGCGGATTCTCAAAAGCAGCACCTCGCAGACGCTGGACACTGGACGAGCCCGAGAATCATTTTTCACCGCGATCAACCTAGCCAAGCAAATGTCCGTCGAGAGCACCGACATGGCTGCCAAGACCGTCACGGTCCTCAACGCTCTATGGAACAGCAGCAAAGCCTTCCGCAAAGCCGACGGCTCCGAGTATACAGGCCTGCGCATCCGCAGCCGGCTAGCCATCAGCGCCGTCGTAGATGCCATATGGTGGTACCGAGACGAGTTCGATCCCTCACGGTCTTTCGTCTTGGCTCAGGCGGAGCTGGGGGATGGTATTCTTCCTCCCCGTGCGCGAAGTGGCGCAGGCACTAATAATCCAGAGAGCACAGGCGTGGACTCGAATCGGGACGCATCATCCAGTGCCCTCCTGtccgctgctgcggcgtCGGCAGACCGACAGGAGTCGTTCTTGTTGGACGAGAACTTCCTCGATGACTTTGAGTGGGCGCTCGGAGACGATGCTTTGTTTTCCATAGATCCGGTTTCGACGTGGCCGTCTACGTCTACTCTGCTGTAA